Part of the Ammospiza caudacuta isolate bAmmCau1 chromosome 3, bAmmCau1.pri, whole genome shotgun sequence genome, CAAGCCCCTTTCATCAGCTGCCCTTTGAGTACTGCACATTCTGTTCCTCATGCAGACAAATTTCCCTACACTTTGAAAGACTCTGGGAAATAAGAGCATTCCACTAGAAAGGTTATATTTAGCCTTCCTATCACCATTCACCTTGAGTTAAATCAGATACTGGGAATGCAGCCATTGCCTATAGAGCAGATGTGTGGTTGTACCTGCTGAACCCCTGAAATTGCAACAACCACCAGCCCTGTGGCTTTATCAGTGCTTCACAGCAAGGCTGAAACTTCTCCAAAGGGCACCAGTGATCTCATTCGTGAGCTTGGCTTCATCCTATCTCAACATACAGAGATCAGAGCAGCTCATTTCTGCTGTGAAAAACAAGAGAGCATTTCCACTTCACACTCAAGAATTTGCACCAAAATGGCACTAGGGTACTTACAAAGTATCTCTCAGAAATGCAGTAAATTTTAATCCTTGCTAACAACATACCCTGAAAGTGATTGGCATGAAAAAGCATAACCTAAATATCCTTACACTGTACCCAGAAGAATTTCTCCTTGCCTCGCATATCTACCACATTCTGTCCACCATGTAACTGTATTTTAACAGTACAAAAAGCTATAAAAAAAAAGGGCATTCACACAAACAGCCACCGGTGAGTGACCTCTGGCACTACTAATTCCACCTGCAAAGGGCTAATAAATGCACCTGGGTTCTCCCACCTGACTGATTTCCCATGCTCAAGGACTTCTCACCCCCTGAAGCTTTAAGTAACCACACTCAGGTGCTGGAAGGTGTAGTAGCCCTACCCTGTCCAAAGCTCCTCTTCATACAAGGAAcaacccagcagcagcattaaaaaaaactaCACACCAGGATGCAACAGCTTCTCTCTGAGGGCTGCTACTGAACAACTGTTACACTTTTTACATTAAGAGGTAGCAGGATTTTAGATGGTCTACATTACTGCTAAGAAGTCAAGTTTTAACACCCAAATTAAGCACCAAAACTAGCTTCCAAATtaggaaaatatggaaaattacAGTCTTTTAAACTGTGGGCATGCTTTTACGAATTTATAGTATTTTGCTATTACTTCTACAACTCAAACCTTGTAAAAGACAGCATTGCTAGTAGGGTACTAGTCAGCTACTGCTAGTAGGGTTCTTCTACAGCTTTCAGACAAAAGCCTAGTGATTTGTACTTCAGAAATATACAATTGGAAATACAATCCTGAAGAAGTTTATGGAATCATCAATTTCTCAAAGACATGGTTATAGTTTGGAGAAAAGGGTTTGGAGAGAGACATTGAAGATAAATATGCTTGTgcccccaaaatgaacccaaactTTTAAAGCCCTTCCCTTTTCACACTACAAATTTTATCAAATGAGCATTGCAAGAATGTCATGGGTGGCAtttgcacagccacagctccagctcagccctccCATAAGGAAAGCAAAGCTGCCCAACAGCTTCCATCCAGGATGCAGAAGACAATTGAAAATAACAAACCACCTATTTCTGATGTGACACTGATTAGAAAACTAGCAAGGAAGGTATTAAAAACATAAGTAGGGTGAGCAAGTTTGCTGTTCTCATGGTAATGTGTGTATACTTCTATAACAATTATGCTTACAGGGCAGAGAAACAGCTTCCAAAGAGacaagcaaaattaaaaaacctgTTTTTCAATGTGTTCCAAAAACAGAACACCACGCCAAAGTCTCATTAAACTCTTAAACTCTCATCCCCTTTATACAAGTCTAGCTGAGTCTGCACTAACTCATGAGCACGAAATGGGAGGAAAGCAGggtaagaagaaaaaatatttgaaaaaatggACCTTTAGTGGTTGCTTCATATATTTCCATTCTGGGCACAAATCAGGCAGCAAAGACTGAAATTCAACCTGTAAAGGTTTCATTTATGCCTAAAGTAAATATCAGGTACTTTGCTACCATGGTGATGAACACAGTAAAAACACCTTAAGCACTCCCACTTCTGCCAGTGCAATAATCAGAAGCAAAGCCTGGCTATCACATATATATTGAGCTCACACTTTAGAAAATGTATTGAATGTTGCAGCTGTGCAAAATCTGAAATACATAAACAATAAATGAACAGAGAGGTTGTGCATCTTATGCACATTCATTGCTCTGGTCCTCCAAAGAATGTGTAAGAACTGACTGATCAAGGGCTCCCaaaaaaacagcaataaaacaaaAGTTTCTGGGGGAAGGGAACCTCAATCCATCCCACACTGCCCAAAGCCTGGAGAGGGATTGCAGTTCAATAGAAGAGCACCTgaagggcagcacagaggaatTTAAGCCTCTCCCACCAGCAAGGTGCTTCATTGGAGACACAATTTAAATGCCTCTATGCTAAAAGCACAAAGCATGggggatattaggaagaaattcttttgtGTGTGGGTGAtaaggcactggaacaggttgcccagagaagctggggatgccccatctctggaagggTTCAAGACCAAGTTGGATGGGgccttgagcagcctggtctagtagAAAACGTCCCTCCTTATGGCAAAGGGGTTGGAatcagatgatctttaaagtcccttccaatccaCTCTGTGAAATTGTCCATGATATGAGTCACCTGTCTGACTCCCATACATTGTTAATACCAAGAAACAAACACTCAGCTTTGGAAAACTAAGAAAGTTAtatcataattttattttaaataaccaAGCTCCGTGTTAAAGCTCAATACCTCAGTGTTCCCTTTAAAatgacaaattatttaaaagatttttttgttacAAAACTAAAGCTAACAGCAGCTCAATCTTTAATGTCTGACAATTTATATTACAACATATATACTAAATTTGAAAGCACTAAGAGTTCTGAAAACTGTCCCAGACTGTCAAGCTGACTTTGACTTTTTGGGAGTAGCCCCACCATCTTGAGCTGACTTCTCTGCTGGCCTCTTTTTTAAGCCTTTCATTTTCCGTGTCTGCAGTTTGCTGAGATCCTGCCTCTGCATGTGGATTCGGCCGTAGGTTGTACCAAGCGCATCATGGGAgatattctttttcttcttgggcTGCAAGGGAAGAGCAATGTTAATAGCTCTGAGTACAGTCCCAGGGCTCTGGTGAGAATCAGGTGCCCAAAGCAAGGCCTCATACATTGGTTGGAGAGACTAAGATTTGtgctgtgtgttctgtgtgCTTCCAGAGGAGAGTctggctgccagctgagcaCCACAGAAGTGCTGTGGCCCCAGGAATGTCAGCTGGACTCGATGAAAGTAAGCTCTGGTCAAACACACAACAAGTAATACTTCAGCCTTTGCTCTTCTTCAGAGAGATCTGAAAGCAATGCCCTTCCCAAGGTACATACCTTCAGGCCTTTTGGCTGTTTCAAAGACAGCTTATAAAGGTCATCTGAGGCTAAATGTGTCCTCCTCATAACCAGATCTAATGAAGGTCCCATCTCTTCCAGTTCAATTCTGGGTATTTTACAGCCAGATTTCTTCAGAAGCACTCTAGGAGGAGAAAACCAATGAAAATCAACATTGTCCCCTGTGCCAGAGATTGATCCATCTTCCTTAACAGGTTATTCAATCCTGCAGTTCAAAATACTATTGTATTTTGGGAAGGCATCCATCAATAACAGTTTATAATAAATCAGTCCCATTACAATTTGAACACATCCAAAATATGACCTGactaatgtaatttttttttaatgggactAGTATAATCAGAATTACTTTTAAAACTCAGCTCCAGTACCCTGAAAGCCATATCActtttcaaaatcaaaacagCACCCTGGGTATTATTAGACATAAAAAATTCACTATAATTTACAGCAAAATAACCTGAGCACTTATCTGAGGAAGTGTTTTGGTTCTTTGTTTTTAAGAGTGAGGCTGATTAAAATGAttttatattaagaaaaatcaaaatcacaTGGAACACAAGCTATGAATGTTCACAGTCTCCTAAGGTAGGGAGTGACTGTGAGGGTGAACACCAATGCAACAAGAAAGAtttccttctcctgccttttcctggttttccttgTGCATCTCTGTCTGCAGCCTATCCCCTGTTGTTCCCTGGCAAACATCTAAGTGAGGAGAGTTGTAGAAATCAGCCTGAGAACAGACTAAGGCCGTCAAGTCTAAGACAGTACCCAGAATTCACTAAGTTAATTCACACCACCTTACTAACCAAGCCATATGAAAGAGCAATCCTGAGCCAGGAGGAGCTCAACAAGGAAGGAGGCAGCAGACCTAGGGCTTATGTGCTTGTCTTCTGCTGTACAAATTACACTGGAGCACCTCTCAACATTGCATGTTCTAAATGCAGCTCAAGCCAGTTCAATTTCACAATTAAGGTTTTGTAccaaaacccagacaaacaGATAAAACAGATACTCACTTGTAGCTTCTCATGTAAATTTTCCCATccacagctgtgaaatgcagaaCGTACTCTAAACCAGCCAGACGAATATTGGGCACAGTGGGACCTCTGAAGAAATCTGAGAGAGTATTTAAAAGGAATAAATGGCAGGTTCTTggctgaaaacaaaaccaacagaTACCTGTAACAAATTGGTGATGTGATGTGGGCCCATTCTGAAACAGGAATCTCAAGAAATAGCCCCTACTTCCAACTGCAGCCTGGCCGGTACACAGGACAGAAATTTAACATCGCACATTTTGGTGAATCCAAATGTGTGTGGATATCCTGACAGGAACTCAGTGACTTCCCAGAGATAATTTTGTAGGAATATACATGCTACTTATATATATACTTCCTGTATTAAGTGCATAGAAAAGAGCAAAAACACTTTCAGAGAAGTAACTTAGCATTATTGAGTTAATGGCAATAATTGCATTGTCTATTCTTTTAAATAGCCATCTCTAAAATCAGGGGGGGAAAATCACCTTATTTGGTGTTTAGGCCAGTCAAGGCTCAGACAAACACAGATCAGTACAGAGAAGCCATTTCCTCAGGTATCTGTTTAAAGACATCATTCAAACCTAATACTTAAATCTTAATCATAGCCAGATTTGGAACAGTAGAAAGAGGGATCAAAACCAGTACACAGCAGAACAAAACTCCTATTCTTACctacattttctctctctgactttgggaaaaagTTTAGATATAGAACTTCTTTCATATGTCTCTCACAACAAGGTACTCCTGTCCTCTATATAAAGCAGTATTTGTCATTATGTCTAATGTTTTCTCTATTAATAAGCAACACATCTATGAAAATAAGGCACTTCAAATATTTGCCCAGTTTGCAAAGAGAATGCTGAAATACAGGTTAAATACAAAATGGGCTGCCTCTAGCAAGATTCTTATATCAGGCTATGAAAATATACTGTGCAATCAGAGAGCAATGAGCACAGCAATCTGTCCAACATATGCAGAGGGTGGAGAAAGAATGTGACCTTGACCAAGGGAACAAGGTGTGCTAATAAACTTGACAGGGCAATGCTGAAACATAGGAGAACAGCTAACAGATGCAAAACACATCACTCttttctgctctgccctgctttcAGACCCCTTGGCTACTTGTCTTTTCCTTCACCTTTTTGAAAGAGTATAAGCACTGGAGTGCTTATACTCTTTGGAGTATCCAAAACACAGTTTGGCTGGCAAATAACAGATGGAGTCAGCCCAGGAAACTTTCTTGGTCAATTAAATACTCTCTTATTTCAAGTCTAACTTGTAGTTAGAGGAAAAGttgcaaataaaacattttgttcACTCGTggcatatttttttcccttcagttaGTTCTCTGCAGGTACACAAGCTTACATTCACAGTGGTTTTATTGGCAACACCTCCCTTTCATATTTTCCTGTGGCATCATACATCTTTTTACCCACAGGATCATCTCTTCCCATAAACGCCGGTGGTCAGGAATTTGTTTCCTGGCAACaccaaacagctgcagaaacCCTACACTTCAGTACACCCAGAGAGTTGAAGTTTTTTAAACATACTCTTAATTTACAACTCTTGCTTTGGTTGGACTGGAGACttgctttctcctttctttccattCCTAGTTCTCTCTGCCCCTGGTCCTCAAACATGTTTCCAGGAAGTCTAATTTACTCTTTCATACAGAGAGCTTTTCAGGACCTTTCTATTTCCAGATTAAATTCTTAACTGATTTTTGAATGTAACTCCTTCTGTATCAATTTGTATCCAAAAGCTGGTAGCACTGTATTCTATGTAGCTTTGGTTAGCATGAAAGCAGTTTAAACATTTCCCAGCCATCCCTTTCCTGGCCAGAAAAAGCTCTCAAATCCTTTCAAACACTCAAAAAGAGTCTGTGTGAGGAAGGATGTTTGAAGACCAAAGGCGACAGCCAATTTAAAATTGCAGAAATCTGCAAATCAACATTTAGAAAGTGTATAAGCATGCCCTATAGTGGTCTGGCCATTTTTAGGATAAAATAGATGTGCAATAACAGAACTAACAACAAGCAGGCAGTGTTGTAAGAGTTGAAACATCTTATAGATGCAGGTATTAGAATGTCATTAAATGCATTCCAAGACTTACATCATTTAAATGAACTACACTACCACTTGGAGACCAACGaaaaccaaaagagaaaaagtggTATGTCTTTCTCTTCCACGTCTCTAAAGAAAATGCATCCATCATTTATTTCTCCTAAACAGCTTCTTCCACTTCACAGTTTACCCAGACTGTAGCATTAGGTTACCACGAAGACAATAATTCACCCTTGCCCTTAACTTTACCAAGAAACTGCTGTAAGATGATTGTCCAAACATACATAAGCCCTTTTGATGTCACAAAAGCCAATGAAAGCTTGGTTGCTCCTCAGCATCACTGGCATCACTGCTTTGGCAACAAGTAGCTGTCAGCTATCTGATATTCCCTCTGGGATCCCAACAATACTGGTACAGCAACAAAATATTTGCAGCTGTTGTTATAAAGACATTCTTGTATCTTAGCAAGAGTAGCAGCTTAAGGCAACCATCTTTTGCAGAAATGGAACAAATCACTTCTTCCTTATTGGTTAAGGGCAGTTTTGAAGCAGATCAGATTAATACCCAAACGATTTTAATTTGTGAGTGATACCTTCGGGCCTTTACTCTCcttaacttttttctttgaCTACTGTTGTGCATCTGGGTATTTCACAGAACTCAGCAGCATAATTAAGACCTGGAGTACTTGGCATATGTTCAAGAAGAAAGATTGGGTGTAGAATACATTTGACTGCCAAGTCATTCATGGCTAATAAACAGGGGAGGAGAAAGGACAGGCGAACATcaagagaaagaggaaggacTGCTCAGTTATTTGGCAACTATCTTACTATGCATGTTTGCCATTTCAGCTGTTTGATCATGGGCTGTTTGAGCACATCTGGATGCCCAAAACTGTACAGATGCCTGAACAAGATACACTTCAGAAAATGCACCTGCTTCCTGTGTCAATACCCATTTACAGTGACGAGCATGCAGCAGCAAAACTTACTTATCTTTGTATTCAGGCATCTTCAAAGATGCACAAGCTCAGTTATCACCCTTTCACCCATCCCCAAGAACCAATCAACTGTATtgagaggaagaaaatttactcctctcctgctccctttCAGTCTCATTCCAAATGAAACATCTTGCTTTAAGGAATaatactaaggaaaaaaaatctcttttttagGGGGTCTGTTTTTAAAGAGCAATCTTTTACCCATTTGCCTAGAAATCTAGAAACCCAAGAAAGGAACTGAAAGAACAAGACTGCGCTTACTGGGCCAGGTTCAGTATTTTACCAGAACTTAAAAAAATAGACCAACAAAAAACCTAATCTACTTTTAGGAAaactattaaaaagaaaaatcactccACCTACTTACTAGATCTAGTTTTGCCAAGCAAGAAGCATTTTTTCAGTGCCAAGAGATGCAATATCCTGTAACTTTTTTGTCTACATATAGCTTCTATAAAGCTACAATGTGCTTTATCTTCCAGAGCCTCCAACTTAAGGATAATAAAAAACTTCATGCCAGTTTGTTCCCTAAGCTCCAAGCCTACCTTAAAGTTAGGGCACAATTTATCTACAGCTGATTTTTACTGCAGGTGTTCTCTCCAAATATTCTAAACAATGGCATGCTTGTTAGAATTGGTGGAATTACCAAGAAAAACTGCTTTCAACACAGAAATTAGACTGAATTGACTTTTCTGTAAACAAAAAACATCCCACTTTCTGAACTTAATCCACTGATTTTAATTTAGATACTTCAAAACATTTGGTTAGAAAAGTGAAACCCAGTACAATTATAAGAAAAGTACATTTTGGAAAACCAAGTATTCCCACAACCTAAGTAATGAATTCTAGTGAATATGAAGTTTCATCTTCAGAGTCTTTTAGGacattcttttttcctccctttaaAAGTCATAATTATTAGTTAACTTTAATTTTATGTGACATGAAACCTACAAATGCTAgttcttgttttccttctgtgctgAACATAAGCAAGCATTTATTGACAAACCAGCTTTTCCCAACAGATCACATTATTACAGATCCATGCAATCCTACTGCCCAAATAATCAAAATACTGACCAATAAGCAGGCTCTTCAGTCTTCTGTATTCTTCATTCACATCAAACATGTCACCAGCAAATATCAACATAGGTTTTGTCCCTTCAGGACACTTACTGTTCTGTGGaataagaattttaaaacaacaaaaattcaGACAGTTAGGGAACATATAATTGATTTAATAGCTGGCCAGTCATTcaacactgaaagaaaaactgcTGTGACCTGTCATCAACAGGGACAGAATAGACTAACGaaactaaattaaaaagcaGAGCATAAAATTAACATTCTGGAGTACACAAATTGACAATCCTCATATACTGCATTAAACACTTCTATTAAACACCGTGATTCATTTCAGGGAACGGAAGAAATtgcaaccaaaaaaccccaccagtaGGTGTCGCTGAAATACTGAATTAGCAATTCCTTACCTTGATATCTTTTAGGGCTACAAACTTCTCAACGCCCAGCTCAATCATGTCCAGCACGTGGTAGTCAAACATGCGACCTGTGagagtaaaaaagaaaatccagctATTTAAATACTCACTGAAAACTACACCTACCATCCCAAAAAAAGCCAAGTGAGATTTATTACCTATTATCAGGTTGTTAGGTCGCTTCTTGTTGTGAGATccaaagagaaacagagaaCAATCTgatttcttggaaaaaaactcCTGCAATTGAAGAATATAATCAAACTTTTGAGTTGCAGTTCACAGGGTTTAAAACATTCTGCAAAGGCATATGGCACAAACATATGGGTTTAGGAGCTACTTAATGAGAACAACTGCACTTACCAGAATAGTTTTGACCATGGAATGAGTGTTTTTCAGCATTTATGTTAAACTGACAGCTGGATTCAAgattcaaataatttctttttttatttactattgCATCTTAAAATACAAGTCAGGCAATTTTTTCTTGCTATTTTATCTATTACCCTTTCTTGTAATTCCTAGTTATTTGATTTTCCACAAGATACTTTCAACCTCTTCTCCTTGCCTGACAAGTAAGTATTGTCAAGCTGGCTACCATTTTAATGTCTCACTGTAGTTTCCCACCTAAGCTTTATGCAGCATATTGACCTTGTCTGACAGCTTCTGAACAGCCAGTTAATTCCCTCAAGAGCCAGGCTAGCAACATCTGCACTTGGCACAGGAGCCCTACTACAGAGCAACTTCAtgtcaatttattatttaagaCTAAGATGCTACTTAAAACCAAGCCAGTGGTGACTATCACAGAGATCTTTTCTCCAGGAGGAACCGATTAGAGAACTTACTATGGTACAATGTCCACAGCCAACATTACAGCAGTTCTTTCTAAAGATGTCCAGCTCCAAAGTCTTTTTATACACTTCTGCCTCCCAAGTCAGCTCCTCATCTTGTGTATCAAGAGTGACATAAACACAGAGAACTTACCCAGTGCTTCCCACAAGCACTTGGCACTTGTGAAGCACACAAGGACATTTTATCTCCCATTcctgcaacagcagcagctcagagaggaCATTGCAGCTCTGACCCTCTGAGAGGTCAGAGAGACACTTTCAGAGGCTGGACTAATTGCATGTACAAATCACACAGCTCAGCACCGAGTTTTGCCACCAGATCCCTGAGAAATGCTGACTCTAGACAGGCCAAGAGCAGAGGGGACTCCCCTTGAAACATGTGCTCATACAGCTCTGTTAGTCACTGTGTGTTGATATCTGTGCACTCTCTAAAAGCtgtatattttattaaagaGATGTAAAAAACTCAAATTCTTTGAATGTGCTCTGCAAATATGCAACAACACACAAATTGAAAAACtgccctttaaaaaaaagcctCTAGCCAGCCAGCCATTCAGGATTGCTGCTAAAGGATTGAAAGGGGCTTGGTGAGCTTTTCcaccagctccctgggcaccctTGATGGATCCCATGTAGCCCCATAGACATGTGTGTCTGAGTGGTGTAGGAGGTCACCAACCATCTCTTCCTGCATTATGGGGACttcattctgctccctgtccctgtcttcCAGCTCAGGGTACCCAGAGAGCAACTGATGTTGCTATTATAGGCAAAGAAGGCATTAGGTACCTCAGCATTCTCCTCATCCTTTGTCCCTGTGTTTCCCTCTGCACCCAGTAAAGGATGGA contains:
- the RPF2 gene encoding ribosome production factor 2 homolog isoform X2, whose translation is MLIKGGNANLTVTEVLKDIYAVKKPFAVLYKRKNITRPFEDQTSLEFFSKKSDCSLFLFGSHNKKRPNNLIIGRMFDYHVLDMIELGVEKFVALKDIKNSKCPEGTKPMLIFAGDMFDVNEEYRRLKSLLIDFFRGPTVPNIRLAGLEYVLHFTAVDGKIYMRSYKVLLKKSGCKIPRIELEEMGPSLDLVMRRTHLASDDLYKLSLKQPKGLKPKKKKNISHDALGTTYGRIHMQRQDLSKLQTRKMKGLKKRPAEKSAQDGGATPKKSKSA
- the RPF2 gene encoding ribosome production factor 2 homolog isoform X1, with product MDALDRVVKPKTKRAKRFLEKREPKLNENTKNAMLIKGGNANLTVTEVLKDIYAVKKPFAVLYKRKNITRPFEDQTSLEFFSKKSDCSLFLFGSHNKKRPNNLIIGRMFDYHVLDMIELGVEKFVALKDIKNSKCPEGTKPMLIFAGDMFDVNEEYRRLKSLLIDFFRGPTVPNIRLAGLEYVLHFTAVDGKIYMRSYKVLLKKSGCKIPRIELEEMGPSLDLVMRRTHLASDDLYKLSLKQPKGLKPKKKKNISHDALGTTYGRIHMQRQDLSKLQTRKMKGLKKRPAEKSAQDGGATPKKSKSA